From a single Rhodococcus qingshengii JCM 15477 genomic region:
- a CDS encoding APC family permease has product MILGHRGVISSTIRAGGEPEKQKLSVATGLAGLSLDAMASVSYGPEAIVLVLALAGGAGIGFTVPVTIAIAVLLAVLVASYRQVIAAFPEGGGAYAVAKKHLSPRASLTAAASLIVDYTLNVAVSIAAGVAALTSAFPALLPYTVWIALAILGGITALNLRGIADSARVFMLPTVVFVVSIFTVIGAGLLRENPAAATAPFLADNAHTIGILLLLKAFSSGCAALTGVEAIANAVPSFKKPRVRSAQRAEVALGILLGTMLIGLAVLIEKFSLAPVPGTTVLSQLTSAALGNGVGYYVVQFSTVILLALAANTSYGGLPNLMRILADDNVLPHRFSRKSTRDVFTYGVLSLGGVGALLLVGSGGNMNTLVPLFAIGVFIGFTLAQFGMVRHWLAERTPGWKWRLALNGFGAVLTSIAAVVTTAMKFTEGAWLIALALPALVLGMERIRGAYTHIGARLTVQSENASLSIGYKPAVLVPVSEITSLSTRAMAAATAMSSQPIAIRVCLAHESTTDFTRRWQARHPNSRLIVIEDTENSVGNTLARYVRMHFPHRETFVVVATIDPATRWHRFLPSQRTDEIAHALRKHTEAVVCQIPVRIDPAHRDPALRA; this is encoded by the coding sequence GTGATACTCGGACACCGTGGAGTCATATCGTCGACCATCCGCGCCGGCGGCGAACCTGAGAAGCAAAAGCTCTCCGTCGCAACCGGACTGGCGGGTCTGTCGCTCGACGCGATGGCCTCGGTGTCGTACGGTCCAGAGGCCATCGTGTTGGTGTTGGCCCTCGCAGGCGGCGCGGGGATCGGCTTCACCGTGCCGGTGACGATCGCCATCGCAGTGCTGCTTGCAGTCCTGGTGGCGTCTTACCGCCAAGTGATCGCCGCATTTCCCGAAGGCGGTGGCGCCTACGCCGTCGCAAAGAAGCATCTGAGCCCGCGGGCAAGTTTGACCGCCGCCGCGTCGTTGATCGTCGACTACACCCTCAACGTCGCGGTGTCGATCGCAGCCGGTGTCGCGGCTCTGACCTCCGCCTTCCCTGCGCTTCTTCCCTACACGGTCTGGATCGCACTGGCGATACTCGGCGGCATCACGGCACTGAATCTGCGGGGCATCGCAGATTCCGCGCGGGTATTCATGTTGCCCACCGTGGTTTTTGTCGTCAGCATCTTCACGGTGATCGGTGCCGGACTACTTCGGGAAAACCCTGCCGCCGCCACGGCTCCCTTCCTCGCCGACAACGCACACACGATCGGCATTCTCCTTCTGCTCAAGGCATTTTCGAGTGGTTGCGCCGCATTGACCGGAGTCGAAGCCATCGCCAATGCGGTACCCAGTTTCAAGAAGCCTCGCGTGCGTAGCGCTCAGCGTGCCGAAGTAGCTCTGGGAATCCTGTTGGGCACCATGCTGATCGGCCTTGCGGTGTTGATCGAAAAGTTCTCACTGGCCCCAGTCCCCGGAACAACGGTCCTGTCGCAACTCACTTCCGCTGCTCTCGGAAATGGTGTGGGCTACTACGTCGTCCAATTCTCCACCGTAATTCTGTTGGCGTTGGCCGCGAACACCTCGTACGGCGGTCTTCCCAACCTGATGCGGATCCTCGCCGACGACAACGTGCTCCCGCACCGCTTCAGCCGAAAGTCGACGCGCGACGTCTTCACGTATGGCGTCTTGTCGCTCGGTGGCGTCGGCGCTCTCCTGCTTGTCGGATCGGGCGGAAACATGAACACCTTGGTGCCGCTGTTCGCCATCGGTGTGTTTATCGGATTCACGCTCGCGCAGTTCGGCATGGTGCGCCACTGGCTCGCCGAACGGACACCGGGCTGGAAGTGGCGATTGGCGCTCAACGGTTTCGGCGCTGTGTTGACTTCGATCGCAGCAGTGGTGACAACAGCCATGAAGTTCACCGAGGGAGCCTGGCTGATCGCTCTCGCGCTCCCTGCGCTCGTCCTCGGCATGGAACGCATCCGCGGGGCATACACACACATCGGTGCCCGACTGACCGTTCAGAGTGAGAACGCTTCTCTGTCCATCGGATACAAACCAGCGGTGCTCGTCCCCGTGTCCGAAATTACGTCACTCTCCACCCGCGCGATGGCCGCGGCAACAGCGATGTCGTCACAGCCCATCGCAATTCGAGTCTGCCTTGCCCACGAATCGACGACGGACTTCACCCGCCGATGGCAAGCTCGACATCCGAATTCGCGTTTGATCGTCATCGAGGACACCGAGAATTCGGTGGGGAACACTCTCGCTCGATACGTCCGTATGCACTTCCCCCACCGAGAGACCTTTGTCGTAGTCGCCACCATCGACCCGGCAACCAGATGGCACCGGTTCCTCCCGAGCCAACGGACCGATGAGATCGCTCATGCACTGCGCAAACACACCGAGGCCGTGGTGTGCCAGATTCCGGTTCGGATCGATCCGGCTCACCGCGATCCCGCCCTACGCGCGTAA
- a CDS encoding DUF4232 domain-containing protein, which yields MNSNRMRNVGLLAAPLAALALLSGCGSDETGTAESSPAPASTTTASAPTTQTGTASPSTTHTDHTQTTTSTAPNPEGCTIGELNVTLGESSGAAGSVELPVVFTNTGGRTCTLDGFPGVSYVTGASGSEVGAAAGRSGSGSLVSLAPGSAATSLVRATNVENYPADQCGVTDVAGLRVYPPNSYDSVFLAYPTKGCSMTGANINQLTVAPVAR from the coding sequence ATGAATTCGAACCGCATGCGCAACGTCGGCTTGTTGGCGGCTCCACTTGCTGCTCTCGCCCTTCTCAGCGGTTGCGGCTCGGATGAAACGGGAACGGCCGAGAGTTCACCGGCACCCGCCTCAACAACGACCGCCTCTGCGCCGACGACCCAGACCGGCACCGCTTCACCTTCGACGACCCATACCGACCACACCCAAACGACAACCTCGACGGCACCCAATCCCGAGGGTTGCACGATCGGGGAACTGAACGTCACCCTCGGCGAGTCGAGTGGCGCCGCCGGTTCTGTGGAGCTTCCGGTGGTCTTCACCAACACGGGCGGCCGCACGTGCACACTCGACGGTTTCCCCGGCGTCTCGTATGTCACGGGAGCGTCCGGAAGCGAAGTGGGTGCTGCAGCCGGCCGCTCCGGATCCGGTTCACTCGTCTCCCTTGCCCCTGGCTCTGCCGCAACGTCTTTGGTGCGAGCTACGAACGTCGAGAACTACCCGGCAGATCAGTGCGGCGTGACCGACGTTGCGGGACTGAGGGTTTACCCGCCCAACAGCTACGACTCGGTCTTCCTTGCCTATCCCACAAAGGGTTGCTCGATGACCGGCGCGAACATCAATCAGCTGACGGTCGCGCCGGTCGCCCGCTGA
- a CDS encoding alpha/beta hydrolase → MFTFTSDDGVVIHVHEWPTEQEPRGVVQLAHGMGEHAKRYAHVAEALNARGFHVYAADHRGHGESMHAGPGNIGDDGWNRLVADMVTLTGIIRDKHPGLPVVLLSHSLGSFASQQYILDHSHLIDAVALSGTTAVDQLIESLVNDGPDVLAQFNAEFEPARTPHDWLSRDEAQVDLYINDPLCGFSLDDAGMGGLIAAGPRFVDVEGVRQDLPILVFVGTSDPLNAALSRTDVAVERYNSAGIEDVTYYTYPGARHEIFNETNRDDVINDLTTWMDRVLEA, encoded by the coding sequence ATGTTCACCTTCACCAGCGACGACGGAGTGGTCATTCATGTCCACGAATGGCCCACCGAGCAGGAACCTCGAGGGGTTGTTCAACTCGCGCACGGTATGGGTGAGCACGCAAAACGCTACGCACACGTTGCCGAAGCCCTGAATGCTCGCGGTTTCCACGTCTACGCGGCGGACCACCGCGGCCACGGTGAGAGCATGCACGCCGGCCCAGGCAACATCGGCGACGACGGCTGGAACCGCTTGGTGGCAGACATGGTGACCCTCACGGGCATCATCCGCGACAAACACCCCGGCCTGCCCGTCGTACTGCTCAGCCACAGCCTCGGTTCGTTCGCTTCGCAGCAGTACATCCTCGATCATTCGCACCTGATCGACGCCGTCGCACTGTCGGGGACCACCGCGGTCGATCAACTGATCGAGAGCCTCGTCAACGACGGCCCGGACGTCCTCGCCCAGTTCAATGCGGAATTCGAACCGGCCCGTACTCCGCACGACTGGCTCAGCCGTGACGAAGCGCAGGTGGATTTGTACATCAACGATCCGCTGTGCGGTTTCAGCCTGGACGACGCCGGCATGGGTGGACTTATCGCAGCGGGACCGAGGTTCGTCGACGTCGAGGGCGTGCGACAAGACCTTCCGATCCTGGTCTTCGTCGGCACCTCGGATCCTCTCAACGCCGCGCTGAGCCGTACCGACGTCGCAGTCGAACGGTACAACTCGGCGGGGATCGAAGACGTCACCTACTACACCTATCCGGGTGCCAGACACGAGATCTTCAACGAGACCAACCGCGACGACGTCATCAACGATCTGACGACGTGGATGGACCGCGTACTAGAAGCGTGA
- a CDS encoding IclR family transcriptional regulator: MTADRATAGPRSGKQIGDETHFSGQQPRAVQKALGMLEAVAHLGPGTTAKEIATFAGVPSATAYRMLNLLVAEGFLVRVPDLSGFALGRRTAELSHAASSSGPAPTLHERVEDMRTHTRFGLHVASFAGGRLRFVDKDPDHEIIGIAALPKNLHANALGKVLLAHDERLLSGLELRRVTEFTLGDFDALYEQLRSVRLQGFAFENQECRLGRSAVAVPVRDHADQVAGGLCVQGASGRVTGEDRELVGFLLDCARQLTGLL, encoded by the coding sequence GTGACCGCGGACCGTGCAACCGCTGGTCCACGATCAGGCAAACAGATCGGCGACGAGACCCACTTCAGTGGACAACAACCGCGTGCGGTCCAGAAGGCGCTGGGGATGCTCGAGGCGGTGGCTCATCTGGGACCGGGAACAACCGCGAAGGAGATCGCCACTTTTGCAGGCGTTCCATCGGCCACGGCGTACCGGATGCTGAATCTGCTGGTGGCGGAGGGCTTTCTCGTGCGGGTGCCGGACCTGTCAGGGTTCGCGTTGGGGCGTCGGACTGCCGAGCTCTCGCATGCGGCGTCGTCGAGTGGCCCGGCGCCCACGCTGCACGAGCGCGTCGAGGACATGCGGACACACACGAGGTTCGGATTGCACGTCGCGTCATTCGCCGGTGGGCGCTTGAGGTTCGTCGACAAGGATCCGGACCACGAGATCATCGGAATAGCGGCACTGCCGAAGAACCTTCACGCGAATGCGCTGGGGAAGGTTCTGTTGGCGCACGACGAGCGGTTGCTTTCGGGTTTGGAACTTCGCCGGGTCACGGAGTTCACCCTCGGTGATTTCGACGCGTTGTATGAGCAGTTGAGGTCTGTTCGCCTGCAGGGTTTTGCATTCGAGAACCAGGAATGCCGCCTGGGTCGATCCGCAGTGGCAGTACCGGTTCGAGATCACGCAGACCAGGTGGCCGGCGGGTTGTGTGTTCAGGGAGCGAGCGGGCGAGTGACGGGCGAGGATCGAGAGTTGGTCGGTTTCCTACTCGATTGTGCGCGTCAGCTCACCGGATTGCTCTGA
- a CDS encoding ABC transporter substrate-binding protein, whose translation MSTRPTRKFRSVLAALTVSTALLAGACSSSTSDAPATTAASDGSFPVTVVSGPTDSGTDITIESRPQSIVSLSPSATETLWAVGAGDQVKAVDNQSDYPAGIPVTDLSGFQPNVEAVLGYAPDLVIASDDMNDLVSGLQKAKVPTLLLPAATSIDDVYAQIERVAKATGHEDKGTEVVDTMRSDIDAAVASVPARQQPLTYFHELDSSLYTVTSSSFVGQIYSLFGMKSIADAAGQGDYPQLSAEFVVQANPDLIFLADSQCCGVTAESVAARPGWSGMKAVTGNQIHVLDEDLSSRWGPRVADQVKAVAAIVAQVPAA comes from the coding sequence GTGAGTACTCGGCCGACACGTAAATTCAGATCTGTACTTGCAGCACTGACGGTGAGCACCGCACTGCTTGCCGGTGCGTGCAGTAGCTCGACGTCCGATGCACCCGCAACCACAGCGGCCTCGGACGGCTCGTTCCCGGTGACTGTTGTTTCCGGTCCCACGGATTCCGGCACGGACATCACCATCGAGTCACGTCCGCAGTCGATCGTGTCACTCAGTCCCAGCGCCACCGAGACCCTGTGGGCCGTCGGCGCGGGCGATCAGGTGAAGGCCGTCGACAATCAGTCCGACTACCCGGCCGGTATCCCGGTCACCGATCTCTCGGGCTTTCAACCGAACGTCGAAGCCGTCCTCGGCTACGCACCGGATCTGGTGATCGCATCGGATGACATGAACGATCTTGTCTCCGGACTGCAAAAGGCGAAGGTGCCGACACTCCTACTACCGGCAGCGACGAGCATCGACGACGTCTACGCCCAAATCGAGCGCGTCGCGAAGGCCACCGGCCACGAAGACAAGGGCACCGAAGTTGTCGACACCATGCGCTCGGACATCGACGCCGCTGTCGCCAGTGTTCCTGCGCGCCAACAGCCGCTGACGTACTTCCACGAACTCGACTCCTCGCTCTACACCGTCACGAGTTCGAGCTTCGTCGGGCAGATCTACTCGCTGTTCGGAATGAAGAGCATCGCCGACGCCGCGGGGCAGGGTGACTATCCGCAGTTGTCCGCCGAATTCGTGGTACAGGCCAATCCCGATCTCATCTTTCTCGCAGACTCCCAATGCTGCGGAGTGACAGCAGAATCCGTCGCCGCTCGACCCGGGTGGAGCGGCATGAAAGCGGTTACCGGCAACCAGATCCATGTGCTCGACGAAGACCTCTCCAGCCGCTGGGGACCTCGTGTCGCCGATCAGGTGAAGGCCGTCGCGGCCATCGTTGCCCAAGTTCCCGCGGCCTGA
- a CDS encoding ABC transporter ATP-binding protein, translating to MTDTAVRCRDLRISLGGKDVVDGIDLDVTPGDWVAVVGPNGAGKTTLMHALAGLIPSTGELTVGGLNPRSSSRKAMSAVVALMPQRPVVPEGATVAELVALGRTPYLRRFGTETATDRSVISSVIERLDLTEFADRRATELSGGELQRVVLARALAQEPQVLLLDEPTSALDIGHQQQVLDLVEELREADNITVIAAMHDLTLAGQYGRRIVLLDKGSVVADGTPSAVLEADLLGRVYGARVEILDRPSGPIVVPIRQEGTR from the coding sequence ATGACCGACACCGCAGTGCGATGCCGCGACCTCCGAATCAGCCTCGGCGGCAAAGACGTCGTCGACGGCATCGATCTCGATGTGACACCCGGCGATTGGGTTGCCGTGGTCGGGCCGAACGGCGCCGGCAAGACGACCTTGATGCATGCCCTCGCTGGATTGATTCCGTCCACCGGTGAACTCACCGTCGGGGGACTCAACCCACGCAGTTCGAGCCGCAAGGCCATGTCCGCCGTCGTCGCGCTGATGCCTCAGCGCCCGGTGGTACCCGAGGGCGCGACGGTTGCCGAACTGGTTGCGCTCGGTCGTACACCGTATCTACGACGCTTCGGAACCGAAACCGCCACAGATCGTTCGGTGATCTCTTCGGTGATCGAGAGGCTCGACCTCACCGAGTTCGCAGATCGACGAGCCACCGAACTTTCCGGTGGCGAATTGCAGCGCGTGGTCCTGGCTCGGGCATTGGCTCAAGAACCGCAGGTACTGCTCCTGGACGAACCCACCAGTGCCCTCGACATCGGCCACCAGCAGCAGGTTCTCGACTTGGTGGAGGAACTGCGTGAAGCCGACAACATCACGGTCATCGCCGCGATGCACGACCTCACTCTCGCGGGTCAGTACGGTCGACGAATCGTGCTGCTGGACAAGGGCAGCGTCGTTGCCGACGGCACTCCCTCAGCGGTGCTGGAGGCAGACCTCCTCGGCCGCGTGTACGGCGCCCGGGTCGAAATCCTGGACCGGCCCAGCGGTCCCATAGTTGTTCCGATTCGGCAGGAAGGCACCCGCTGA
- a CDS encoding FecCD family ABC transporter permease, giving the protein MIKAGISQHRTAVLLGAALILCAALLIGVLVGPAGLTPDRTILELLDGIPGIHIDSGLTATQQAILWQIRLPRVVLGALVGAMLAVAGAAYQGVFRNPLADPYLLGVSSGAGLGATLAIVSGGALGMFGIPMAAFVGGVLAVFATYSLGRSIGGPQNAVVIILAGVAVAAFTNAAQTFVQQRFDDSLREVYSWLLGGLSTDGWSEVLVVLPYVALASAVILVHRRVLDVMAVGDVEAASLGVDPARSRLVLVLAATLGTAAVVSASGLIGFVGIVVPHAVRLVVGPSHRLLLPLSLMLGAAFLVLTDVAARTVMAPAELPIGVVTAMIGAPFFLLVLRRSRVSA; this is encoded by the coding sequence ATGATCAAAGCCGGTATCTCCCAACATCGGACCGCCGTTCTGCTCGGCGCCGCGCTGATTCTGTGCGCCGCCTTGCTGATCGGTGTTCTGGTGGGGCCGGCCGGTTTGACGCCTGATCGGACCATTCTCGAACTTCTGGACGGAATACCCGGCATCCATATAGATTCCGGCCTCACCGCAACACAGCAGGCGATTCTCTGGCAGATCCGGCTTCCGCGAGTAGTCCTGGGCGCGTTGGTCGGAGCAATGTTGGCCGTAGCCGGCGCCGCCTACCAGGGCGTGTTTCGAAATCCCTTGGCAGATCCGTATCTCCTCGGAGTTTCCAGCGGAGCCGGACTGGGCGCAACCCTCGCCATCGTTTCGGGTGGAGCGCTGGGCATGTTCGGAATTCCCATGGCCGCCTTCGTCGGTGGTGTGCTGGCAGTGTTCGCAACTTATTCGCTCGGCCGAAGCATTGGCGGGCCGCAGAACGCGGTAGTCATCATCCTCGCCGGTGTCGCAGTCGCAGCGTTCACGAATGCAGCGCAGACTTTTGTTCAGCAGCGGTTCGACGATTCACTGCGCGAGGTCTATTCCTGGCTACTCGGCGGACTGTCCACCGACGGTTGGTCGGAAGTTCTCGTTGTCCTGCCGTACGTTGCGCTGGCCTCAGCCGTCATCCTGGTACACCGGCGCGTACTCGACGTGATGGCCGTCGGTGACGTCGAAGCCGCCAGCCTCGGCGTCGACCCGGCCAGATCACGCCTGGTGCTGGTGCTCGCCGCAACTCTGGGAACGGCCGCGGTCGTGAGTGCAAGTGGACTCATCGGCTTTGTCGGAATCGTTGTTCCCCATGCGGTTCGACTGGTCGTCGGCCCGTCTCATCGACTGCTTCTCCCCCTGTCACTCATGCTCGGAGCGGCGTTTCTCGTCCTCACCGACGTTGCCGCCCGCACGGTCATGGCACCGGCCGAACTCCCCATCGGAGTTGTGACCGCGATGATCGGCGCTCCGTTCTTCCTTCTGGTTCTGCGCCGCAGTCGAGTTTCCGCATGA
- a CDS encoding ABC transporter ATP-binding protein produces MTAQELALTMQDVDKRFGKKKVLDACTFEVATGSITALIGVNGAGKSTLMSLAVGLTMPDHGSNSVLGSTPDQDGICPGLSYLAQHKPLYPKFTVAELLRFGAYTNDEWDAKYALDLVERAGISLDAKAKTLSPGQRTRVALALALGRRPQLLLLDEPLADLDPVARRSVATTLLEGVAEYGTTVLLSSHIVSELADVSDRLLLLGGGNARLSGPLDELIAAHYVLIGDGDPSDVVGAGAVIHTEKGVRSNSHVVEGVRPSPRDGWVIDDATLDDVVLGHLSAETMVAA; encoded by the coding sequence ATGACTGCGCAAGAATTGGCACTGACGATGCAGGACGTGGACAAGCGCTTCGGCAAGAAGAAGGTGCTCGACGCCTGCACATTCGAGGTCGCGACAGGAAGCATCACTGCCCTGATCGGGGTGAACGGAGCGGGCAAGTCCACACTGATGTCCTTGGCGGTCGGGTTGACGATGCCTGACCATGGTTCGAACTCCGTCCTGGGCAGCACGCCGGATCAGGACGGCATCTGCCCAGGCCTGTCGTACCTCGCTCAGCACAAGCCCCTGTACCCCAAATTCACTGTTGCAGAACTTCTTCGATTCGGCGCATACACCAACGACGAGTGGGATGCGAAGTACGCTCTGGATCTGGTGGAGCGCGCTGGGATTTCTCTCGATGCAAAGGCGAAGACTCTGTCACCAGGTCAACGAACCAGGGTTGCACTGGCTTTGGCGCTCGGACGCAGGCCGCAGTTGCTTCTACTCGACGAGCCTCTGGCAGATCTCGATCCCGTGGCGCGGCGGTCTGTGGCGACCACTCTGCTCGAAGGCGTTGCCGAGTACGGCACCACAGTTCTGTTGTCGTCACACATCGTTTCCGAATTGGCAGACGTCTCGGATCGACTTCTTCTGCTGGGCGGCGGAAACGCGAGATTGTCCGGTCCGTTGGATGAATTGATCGCTGCCCATTACGTATTGATCGGGGACGGCGATCCCTCGGACGTGGTCGGCGCCGGTGCGGTCATTCATACCGAGAAGGGGGTGCGGTCGAATTCTCATGTGGTGGAGGGCGTGCGTCCGAGCCCTCGGGACGGCTGGGTGATCGACGACGCAACTCTCGACGACGTGGTGCTCGGGCACCTGAGCGCAGAAACGATGGTGGCGGCATGA
- a CDS encoding VIT1/CCC1 transporter family protein yields MSTVPAARPDPDPRDVKRWRRYLADEQAEAAVYRDLASRRSGEEREILLALADAEGRHEAHWRALLGDHVGKPLRGDIRTRILGFLARRFGSVFVLALAQRAETRSPYPNDADATASMGADEKIHEEVVRALATRGRNRLSGTFRAAVFGANDGLVSNLALVLGISGSGVSNQIVLITGMAGLLAGALSMGAGEYVSVRSQRELLEASNPGPAASEAVGLLDVDANELALVYRARGMSAEEADQRAAEVLANSTFGAADVVDDHEAVGTGFGAAAASFCFFASGAIIPVLPYLFGLEGMTALIVASVLVGIALLTTGVVVGLLSGGPPFKRALRQLAIGYGAAGATYLLGMLFGTSL; encoded by the coding sequence ATGTCCACAGTTCCGGCCGCACGACCCGATCCAGACCCGCGAGATGTCAAGCGCTGGAGACGATACCTCGCCGACGAACAAGCCGAGGCCGCCGTCTACCGAGACCTCGCGAGCAGGCGCAGCGGCGAGGAGCGCGAAATCCTTCTCGCACTGGCCGACGCGGAGGGGCGACACGAGGCGCACTGGCGAGCGCTACTCGGCGATCACGTCGGCAAACCACTTCGCGGCGATATCCGCACTCGGATACTGGGCTTTCTGGCCAGGCGCTTCGGCTCCGTCTTCGTGCTCGCTCTTGCACAGCGCGCGGAGACGCGATCCCCGTATCCCAACGACGCCGACGCGACTGCATCGATGGGCGCGGACGAGAAGATCCACGAAGAAGTGGTGCGGGCCTTGGCCACTCGGGGTCGGAACAGACTTTCGGGGACGTTTCGTGCCGCCGTCTTCGGAGCCAACGACGGCCTCGTCAGCAATCTCGCTCTCGTGCTCGGCATCAGCGGTAGCGGCGTCTCCAATCAGATCGTTCTGATCACCGGCATGGCCGGGCTTCTGGCCGGCGCCCTGTCGATGGGCGCCGGCGAGTACGTTTCAGTCCGCTCGCAGCGAGAGTTGTTGGAAGCGTCCAATCCTGGTCCGGCTGCCAGCGAAGCTGTCGGACTGCTCGACGTCGACGCGAACGAATTGGCCCTGGTCTACCGGGCCCGCGGCATGTCCGCCGAGGAAGCGGATCAGCGCGCCGCCGAGGTCCTCGCGAACAGCACCTTCGGCGCCGCCGACGTTGTCGACGACCATGAAGCTGTCGGAACCGGGTTTGGCGCAGCGGCGGCAAGTTTCTGCTTCTTCGCCTCGGGTGCAATCATTCCGGTGCTGCCGTATCTGTTCGGCCTGGAAGGCATGACGGCTCTGATCGTCGCATCTGTTCTCGTGGGGATCGCGTTGCTGACGACGGGCGTTGTGGTCGGGTTGCTCTCGGGCGGGCCGCCATTCAAGCGGGCGCTACGCCAACTTGCGATCGGCTACGGCGCTGCCGGCGCGACGTATCTGCTCGGCATGTTGTTCGGGACTTCGCTCTGA
- a CDS encoding GntR family transcriptional regulator: MIDFRIDRRSGIPTYVQLVLQVKQALRLGDLQVGDRLPTAKDVVGALAINPNTVLKAYKELERDGLVAPRPGLGTFVVKSLAKPGMAESSALRRELARWVADAVAAGLERTDIEALVSLELEKTFIESDPSGKQGETS; this comes from the coding sequence ATGATCGACTTCCGTATCGACCGCCGATCCGGCATTCCCACTTACGTGCAATTGGTCCTTCAGGTGAAGCAGGCGCTCAGGCTCGGTGATCTCCAAGTCGGGGATCGGCTGCCCACAGCCAAGGACGTCGTGGGAGCGCTCGCGATCAACCCGAACACAGTCCTGAAGGCCTACAAGGAACTCGAGCGCGACGGACTTGTTGCTCCGCGGCCCGGATTGGGCACGTTCGTCGTCAAGTCCCTGGCCAAGCCCGGTATGGCGGAAAGCTCTGCGCTACGGCGCGAGTTGGCCCGCTGGGTGGCAGATGCCGTGGCCGCCGGACTCGAGCGCACGGACATCGAAGCGTTGGTGAGTTTGGAGCTCGAGAAGACGTTCATCGAATCGGATCCGTCCGGAAAGCAGGGGGAGACATCATGA
- a CDS encoding bifunctional adenosylcobinamide kinase/adenosylcobinamide-phosphate guanylyltransferase encodes MELVMLGTGAADGWPNPFCTCPSCLAALSSETIRGHTAALVDNRILLDCGPEVPRAASRFGRTLAHVEHILLTHSHPDHLGPMALLFRSWASRTEPLQVLGPPDALDLCRDWVGPDDPVTFTPLETDQSIMLGTYRVRALEAAHEVPTLLYDITDASGTRIFWATDTGPLPESIVDALADARFDAVFLEETFGYKTDHGTGHHDLSSFAETVLRLRNCDAITDRTDVVAVHLGHHNPVENELSEALRVSGARAVPDGAVLEIGVGQSHRTLVTGGARSGKSTYAEGLLAGYRHVTYIATGDPLDDDPDWIERIASHRARRPSTWTTVETSEVTEILATATTPILLDCLGTWLTARLDRHQAWATEDLSAVHADIDVLADAWTACPVPIVAVTNEVGSGVVPDTKSGRLFRDLLGLVNSRIASESESVVLMTAGLPLSLRV; translated from the coding sequence ATGGAATTGGTGATGCTCGGCACCGGTGCTGCCGACGGTTGGCCGAACCCGTTCTGTACCTGCCCTTCCTGCCTGGCCGCCCTGTCGAGTGAAACCATCCGCGGGCACACTGCCGCCCTGGTGGACAACAGAATCCTGTTGGACTGTGGACCCGAAGTACCGCGTGCCGCGTCGCGATTCGGTCGCACGCTGGCACACGTCGAACACATCCTGTTGACGCATTCTCATCCCGATCACCTCGGCCCGATGGCATTGCTGTTCCGGTCCTGGGCCTCGCGCACCGAACCACTACAGGTTCTCGGACCACCCGACGCGCTCGATCTCTGCCGAGACTGGGTAGGCCCGGACGATCCGGTGACCTTCACACCGCTCGAGACCGACCAGTCGATCATGTTGGGCACCTATCGTGTTCGCGCACTCGAGGCCGCGCACGAAGTACCCACCCTTCTCTACGACATCACCGACGCATCCGGAACCCGAATCTTCTGGGCCACCGACACCGGGCCTTTGCCCGAATCAATTGTCGACGCCCTTGCCGACGCGCGTTTCGACGCCGTCTTTCTCGAAGAGACCTTCGGCTACAAGACCGACCACGGCACCGGGCACCACGATCTGTCGAGTTTCGCGGAGACGGTGTTGCGGCTCCGCAACTGCGACGCGATCACCGATCGAACCGATGTGGTCGCCGTACACCTCGGGCACCACAACCCCGTCGAAAACGAACTCTCGGAAGCACTTCGTGTGTCAGGGGCGCGAGCGGTTCCGGATGGAGCTGTGCTCGAGATCGGGGTAGGACAGAGCCATCGAACTCTGGTCACCGGTGGCGCCCGCTCGGGCAAGTCCACTTACGCGGAGGGCCTGCTTGCCGGCTACCGGCACGTCACGTACATCGCCACCGGGGATCCGCTGGACGACGATCCCGACTGGATCGAACGAATTGCGTCGCATCGCGCGCGGAGGCCGTCGACGTGGACGACGGTAGAGACCTCCGAAGTGACCGAGATTCTCGCAACCGCAACAACACCGATCCTGCTCGATTGCCTCGGCACGTGGTTGACCGCACGTCTGGATCGACATCAGGCGTGGGCGACAGAAGATCTCAGCGCCGTCCACGCAGATATCGACGTCTTGGCCGACGCCTGGACCGCCTGTCCGGTACCGATTGTCGCCGTCACCAACGAAGTCGGAAGCGGCGTCGTCCCGGACACGAAGTCCGGGAGACTGTTCCGCGATCTACTCGGTCTGGTGAACAGCCGCATCGCCAGTGAATCGGAGTCCGTGGTCCTGATGACCGCCGGACTCCCCCTGAGCCTGCGCGTGTGA